A window of Ailuropoda melanoleuca isolate Jingjing unplaced genomic scaffold, ASM200744v2 unplaced-scaffold6666, whole genome shotgun sequence genomic DNA:
NNNNNNNNNNNNNNNNNNNNNNNNNNNNNNNNNNNNNNNNNNNNNNNNNNNNNNNNNNNNNNNNNNNNNNNNNNNNNNNNNNNNNNNNNNNNNNNNNNNNNNNNNNNNNNNNNNNNNNNNNNNNNNNNNNNNNNNNNNNNNNNNNNNNNNNNNNNNNNNNNNNNNNNNNNNNNNNNNNNNNNNNNNNNNNNNNNNNNNNNNNNNNNNNNNNNNNNNNNNNNNNNNNNNNNNNNNNNNNNNNNNNNNNNNNNNNNNNNNNNNNNNNNNNNNNNNNNNNNNNNNNNNNNNNNNNNNNNNNNNNNNNNNNNNNNNNNNNNNNNNNNNNNNNNNNNNNNNNNNNNNNNNNNNNNNNNNNNNNNNNNNNNNNNNNNNNNNNNNNNNNNNNNNNNNNNNNNNNNNNNNNNNNNNNNNNNNNNNNNNNNNNNNNNNNNNNNNNNNNNNNNNNNNNNNNNNNNNNNNNNNNNNNNNNNNNNNNNNNNNNNNNNNNNNNNNNNNNNNNNNNNNNNNNNNNNNNNNNNNNNNNNNNNNNNNNNNNNNNNNNNNNNNNNNNNNNNNNNNNNNNNNNNNNNNNNNNNNNNNNNNNNNNNNNNNNNNNNNNNNNNNNNNNNNNNNNNNNNNNNNNNNNNNNNNNNNNNNNNNNNNNNNNNNNNNNNNNNNNNNNNNNNNNNNNNNNNNNNNNNNNNNNNNNNNNTATACTTGAGACCCATAGCTTGAGCTTAAGAAAAGAGTTATATAAGACCTGTTACTAGAGGAAAAACTGTCAACAAACAATGTGGACAAAGTAATTGCTCAATAATGATATCAATCATGAAATGACCAGATTAATATCTGACATTTAAAGACTATCTGCTTATTGAGTCATAGACATTAAGTCAAAAGTTCAAAAATTGTGcaataagatatataaatatgtataatataaatattatatatttacaataaagattatatatatatatatatatatatatatatatatataaaatttccctGCCCTAGGCCAACTGGAGGTGGCTTCAGTACATTGAATTGAGGTAAGCAAGGGTGAGAGTAATAGACATAGGTCAAATACCTGAAACATGCTATCTCTGAGGCTCTCCCTCTTGTTTTCCCACCTATGCATCTCAATCTTTCCTTATTACTTCTATCTACCTCACATCtccctctttgttcctttttcctccagAGTTTAAATCATctctcatatattttttctttcagaaaaaataaaattgaattattcATATCCCAGGTTTAAATTGAAGGAAAGCTGTATATTTCATAGTTCCCTCAAAAGTTTCTATATATTAGCTCTAAATTGATCAGTTTGAATCCAGACGGTCTAATTAATGTCTGAGGTCATACTTCCAGCAGATTCTAAGTCTACAATCTGGGCTTTTTCATCAAATTCCCATAAACTATTCTTGGGACTTTAATTCAGTTGCCAAACAACTTGTTAACTAGAGAGTTAACTGATAGTTCCGTATACTTTCATAATTAGTGATctattctgaatattaaaaaatggtGACTTTAGAAAAAAGCCTCAAAGTTTGTATAATTATTTAAGAATCTGTATTAGTTGAAGTTGTTTGAAAATGCAAAGAGTAACTTGTGCTCCTGTGAGTTATTTAGGAGATCATTCTCAAACTCAGGAGTTGACTACACAGCCTCTTCATTGCCATCTTCATGTCCTTGTTCCTCAGTGTGTAGATAGCAGGATTCAGAATGGGTGTAATCATAAAGTCCAAAATGGCAAGAAATTTATCCACTGACACGGTGGGAAATGGCCACATATAAACAAAGATGCATGGTCCAAAGAACAAAATCACCACGGTGATGTGAGCTGACAGAGTAGAAAAGGCCTTAGACAAACCACCACGTATGGAACGTTTCCACACAGAGACCAGGATGAAGATATAGGAGATAAGCAATAACAAGAAGGTGCCCATGGAAATGAACCCACTGTTGGCAGTAACCATGAATTCCATTCTGTAGGTGTCTGTGCAGGCCAGTCTGATAAACCATGGAAGGTCACAGTAAAAACTATCTATCTCATTAGGACCACAAAAAGGCAAGTGGCCAACAAAAACTAACTGGGCCACGGAATGAATGAAGCCAATAGCCCAAGAACCAGACAGAAGTGAAATGCACATCTGCGGGCTCATGACAGTCAGGTAGTGGAGGGGCTTACATATGGCCACGTATCGGTCCAGGGCCATGGCAACGAGCAGCACCATCTCTGATCCACCCAGGACATGAAGGACAAATATCTGGATGACACATCCCTGAAAGGATATGGTTTTGTGCCCTGAGTGCAGATCAGATATCATCTTGGGAACCGTTAAGGTAGAAagacacaaatcaataaatgagagATTGGCTaaaaagaagtacatgggggaaTGTAAGTAAGGGTCAAAAGTCACTGTGAACACCACAAGGAGGTTTCCCAAAACAATTGTTACATAAAACACTGTAGAGAAGGCAAGGAGAAAATGCTGCACTGGTCTAGAGGTAGAAAGTCCCAGCAACACAAATTCAGACATTGAAGAGtaatttgatttattcattgactTTGTGTTACCTGAaagggacaaataaaaataattataaagggaTGAACCAGAGCTATTGAAAGAAACAGATGTCATTGAGTTTCAAATTctgacattaaagaaaaaacttcaCTCTTGTCACAAAGGTCCCTTGAAAAAAGTCATAgaaagtttattcatttaacaaatgttgaTTAAGCAGCTATCATGAAGACCTATGTACCTAGCACTGTGCCACATTCTGGGGTATACTATTGTACAGAGCAAAATGGAGTCCCTCATGTCAAGAAGGAGGCTGTGTCAAGCAATGATGCAAACAGTTAAGGGACTGTAGCTAGGAGATATCGCCAGGACCAACGTCAGCTTACACCCCAGAACTGATAAGGAGCAAAACCAGAGAAGGTCTGCAGAGACCCCAAACTGactaaatacctttaaaaattgaAGGATCTTGGCAATAAACCGTCAGACTCTACAGACCTGACCCCACTATTTCTGACCACTTAAAAAAAGGCAACTGCTGTGAAAGGCTCTGCCCAACTGATCTCTGAACAGAAGGGAGATCCTTCACTGCCTGAACTTAAAGAAGCAGTAAGTGGCCAGAGTTGacccagaggagagagaggtctTAACTCAATTGTGCACCCACAGACTGACTTTGCTTTTGGTTCGTTAACTTCCTACACCCTTCTGTTATCTGTTtgttgtgtggcttgtcttctgtcctgctctgtgtgctgtgtaagaagccaagtttaatTGCATGGTGaaatgtcattgagtttggaattctgaacctgctttataactgtgatttaattttgctttatgactgaataaagctgacattgtggagAGACACAACTCATGTGTGCACTTTTATAGTGAGCTCATGACAAATAAATGCCCTGTCTTTATGTAGTCTGTAGTCTAGTTGTGAAGCTAGGCATTAAATAACTAATGACATAACTATATGATTATAATGGTAATAagttatttgaagaaaagaacaaaaggtaTGAGAATTATAAGAGCTCATAGCAGTGCCATCTGCTGTGATCTGGAAGAAGACATTTGTGCTAAGATCTAAATAATGagtaggggggtgcctgggtggcacagaggttaagcgtctgcctttggctcagggtgtgatcccggcattatgggatcgagccccacatcaggctcttcagctatgagcctgcttcttccactcccactccccctgcttgtgttccctctctctctgacggtctctatctcagtcaaataaataaataaaatctttaaaaaaaataaatgatgagtaGGAGTTAAATAAGGGAGGAAGCGTAGGAAGAGTGATCTACCGAGAAGAAAAACATGGGAAATacttttaagaatgaagaaacaaaacaatttggaataaataaaagatcagcAAGGGTCTGATCAAGGTAGAGTCCTCTACTCTGTATAAAGAATTTGGTCAATATCTTAGAAGTGATAGAAAGCCACTGAAGTAGAACAGTGAAATAATATTAGTACCTTGAAGAGTTGACAGTAGCTGCAAAGTAAAGAATGCAACAGAGTAatccagagggaagagagagatctATTAGGAGTCTATCAAAAGATCATATCAAATCACTACAGAAAGGATAAATTtatcaataaatggtgttgacaTAACTAACCAAACTTGGTAGAAGTGAATTCCTGACCTTACAACAgcatataaaatgcattttaatgaatatttaaatgataaaagaaatggaaaaatagaagaaatataggCTTATTTTTACTTAATCCTTTGTGTGAGAAAAATCTAAGCATATTCCCTCGTGTAAATCATGCGGAAAAAACGGACACCTTCAGATTCAAAGATGTAATCTTCTACatactatttttagaaaaaaagacaaatgtgggaaaatagttattaaatataATGATGAACCAAATTTTGAatgaacaaacacataaaaacctGGACAGAATAAGAAATCTGAATAGTCAACATATGAAGAATAGTCAAACTCACTAGCAATCAAAGAAATGTAAGTAAAACAATATGGATTGCTGTTatgtaagaataaatgaataacacaTCATCAGTTATGCTATGAAGAAACAGTCTCTATTATTCacagtcaaattcataaaacttCTCCAGAAcacaatttcaaaatacatatcaAATATCTTTAAATCGCTTTAGGACTAATACTTACAAGAAATTTTTCTTAAGGTAGAAACAACAGATAAGCCAAAATATTTAGCCCTTGGGCAAATGTTatacaattatttataaaaaggaaaaaatggaaataacctaaattcAAATAACAAGGAATTATCTATAGTATATTCAAAGAGGAAAGGTATTCAACTTTATACgtacaaaattatgaaaatttaaataataaacctTTATTACAAAGAGCAGTTTACAAGGAAAtgtacagaaaacatttttttaaaaaattaagctagaaaaacagaaattaaaaaagcaaCAGATTGTTGATCtctggagatatatatatattagtttgaaccatatgaaattggtACTTTGATAGATCAAAAAATAGTCAAATACCAATTTCACAGGAATTCaactaatattaattttttcccttgtatGATTTTCTAAACTACTTTTCCTTTTCACAACCAAACATTATTGATGCTTATTCCACCTGTGAATGGAATACCACAGGTCCCCCTCTTGCACTGCTACCACCAAGCTTTCCTCTAGGCCCCACATCGCTGACAACCATTCTTTTTCATGTCATGACTTCTCCCTGCCACTTCAGTCATGCCTGGGCTTCAGCCTGGGCACAACCCTGCACTGCATATGTTAGTGGAATCACCAGGGATGCTACATAGTCAAGAGTAGACTTGAGGGCAGCCAGGTCAAGCAGAAACGAGCATCCTGAGGGTTATGGCATGAGCTGGGTATTGTAGCCAAGAAGAAACACTATGGGAGTGATGCTAGGGGACGCTGCTACACGGGCCCTTAATGGAGAATATGGCCAATgatgggggaaaataaataagaattgaACAGAGAAATAGGACAATCACAGAAGGGAATGGCAATGAATGTGACTTACAAGGAGCTTCCgggtgtttttatattttgaccACGTAATGTGTGGGccttaaaagacaaatatttgaGATGCAGAACGTACGATCCATATAATCACAATTATAGAAGGTGAAGGCAGAATTGCTTTAGACTCAGAGATAATGCACTAAAAAGAAATTACCAATCATTTTCTctgagtaataaaaataaatgggtgaTTTTTGTtcactcttctccttttccttattttttaaaattcaggattTCTTGACTTATTATCAGCTGACTTCAGCTGACACTGTTCAATGGGAGAAAAGAGGCAATATTGTCATAAAGAGTATAGATGATTTATGCTAAAATGTTAGTGCACCTACTCTAAAATGTGagttccaatttaaaaaatagaaaaatatacaaataagtaacaataattgaaaattaaactTATCTAAAAATATTCAACCTCAccaatcattaagaaaatgcaattaaaaaaaagtcttgttttgttttatcattctttcttaaCATATTGGctaaaacaaccccccccaaaaaaactggaaaaagaaaaatataaagattaatCCTAGCGTACTCAAAGGAGTCCTTATGATGGGAATTTTTATGCATGATTGGTGagagtggaaataaatatttactggaatttaaaatgtcCAAGTATAGGCAAGAACAGAGGTGCCTCAGACCCCTAACCCTAAACAGAGGGCTAAATTCATATTATCATAACCAAAAGGAAATGCCACAGCTTACCTGCCCAGTGTTGATATATATTCACATGCTCAGTGCACTAGTACACAACAGCAATGACAAAGAATtgtaaataaccaaaatataaattaataccaAATCTTTCAATTTTTACAGAATAGAATCAATAGTATGATTCTGTGTATATGCACATAAGGACATCTTCAAGAACAAATGCCTAGCTTTTTAGAATTATTAATATAGTAAAATGTGATTGATTATACATGACTTTAACTTTCTAAAATCCTTATTTCtgcaatttggatgccttctacAAAGAACtggcatttaattaaaaaaaaaaacctggatttTTGAAAGCATGAAAGGGAAGATCAGATCCAGGGGAGTTCTGGAAAGGTGAAgtaggaggatcctgagctcTCCTTGTGCCATGGACACACCAAGATAACAACCACATTAACACAACTAACTGACGATAACCCAAAGATTGGCAGACAGACTCCACAGTTAATCATAGAAAGGAAGCCACGTGGAAAAGGGTAGGAAGGGGCAGAGTCGTGGCCTGGAATCAAGCTCCTGGGACACTAACAACAAACAGGAGGGATAtcacaggcacagagaagtgagagGATCAGACTCCACACCAGGCACTCCAGGCACAGGGGACCTGCACTGAGATGATGAGCCCCATAACACTGGCTGTGAAAACCAGTGGAGCTTAACTTCTCTAGTTTTTACAATCAATGGGGCTTAACTCCAGGTACATTAAAAATCAGATGGCTTAGCTCTGAGAGAGCCTAAGGActagaggaaactgagtccctgcgcTTAAAGAGCCAGcataaaaaagatacagaatagaagcagcagtttgaaaagtgcctggggtATCCCGGTTATACTGAGGGGATCTATTTATGAATCTCAAAACAGTcgggcacacacaggcacacaggagACACCCATGAGGTAACAGGGGCTGGTGAACAGGCATTTTGTCCTAAGCACCATTGTATCTCTTCTTCGTAAAGCAACTACTCTCAAGATCAGGTGATGCAGCTGACTTTTCCAATacataattccacttctgggtatttacccaaagaaactgaaaacattaatttgtaaACATACACGCACCCCTATCTATATTGTAGCATTAAttacaatagctaagatgtggaagcaacctaagtgtccatccatagataaataaagaagatatggtgttttttttttgtgtgtgtgtgtatgtgtgtgttaataTTCTAATGTTTATATcatggaaaattatatatattccattaaaaacccattaaaaagaatgaggtcttgccatttgcaacaacacagatggacctagaggatatagTGCTACGTGAAacaaatcagtcagagaaagataaataccacacaatttcattcatatgtggatttaagaaacaaaacaaggaaaaaaagagagaaacagaaaaacagacctgaatacagagaacaaactggttgccagagaaaagggggggggaattgGGTGAAATGAgtaaggggattaagagtacacttaggATGAGCCCTggataatgtatagaattgctgaatcattatattgtatatagGTACTAATAAACactatgttaaaatttaaaaattttagaattaaaaaaatacaaaagtgaaaATTGAAGCTGTACagcatgttaaaagaaaaaatacaacacaaaatttaaaaaatgacataaaacttTACTAGTAATTGACCAACTCTTTTCTCACCAGAAATCAAAACTATCAATATGGCAGAAGCTCTCAGCAAGGGGTCCATCTTGAGGTACaacctttatatatttatatttttaataccatttttttctggagatatgtgtacgtgtgtgtgagAGCGAGAGAATGGATACATTTTTGATTAAGGatggagatgatttttaaaagacagaaaaaggggggtgtctgagtggcttagttggttaagcgtctgactcttgatttcagctcagatcatgatctcaacagggtggtgagatggagccctgtgctgggttctgcactgggtgtggaacctgcttaagattttctctctccagctgcctgggtggctcagtcggttaagcatctgccttgggctcaggtcatgatctcggagtccgaggatcgagtcccacattgggttccctgctcaacggagagcttgcttctccctctgaccctcaccttgtttgtgttctctgtctctctcttgctctatcaaataaataaaaaaatcttaaagagagagagagagaaggagggaactgaaaaggatgaaaaaatgtaggagaaaagagaaatagaagcaaTCAGTT
This region includes:
- the LOC100480400 gene encoding olfactory receptor 4F15 → MNKSNYSSMSEFVLLGLSTSRPVQHFLLAFSTVFYVTIVLGNLLVVFTVTFDPYLHSPMYFFLANLSFIDLCLSTLTVPKMISDLHSGHKTISFQGCVIQIFVLHVLGGSEMVLLVAMALDRYVAICKPLHYLTVMSPQMCISLLSGSWAIGFIHSVAQLVFVGHLPFCGPNEIDSFYCDLPWFIRLACTDTYRMEFMVTANSGFISMGTFLLLLISYIFILVSVWKRSIRGGLSKAFSTLSAHITVVILFFGPCIFVYMWPFPTVSVDKFLAILDFMITPILNPAIYTLRNKDMKMAMKRLCSQLLSLRMIS